The following nucleotide sequence is from Kineobactrum salinum.
TCAAACACCTTGTTACGCTTGAGATCCACCAGCGTGGTGGCGTAGCCCCGCTTGCGGGTAAAGAAGTGCTCATCAATGCCCAGCACCTTCGGGCAGGGCCTGTTGGCCCTCTCAGACCGCCGCAGACGGCAGTGGTTCTGATACCACCGCTCCACGGTGGCAGGACTAATGCTGTGGGTCAGTGTGAGCTTGCGCTGGGTGACACCGCCGTCGTGGGCTTCAAAGACCTCGAGCCGGAACGCTTCCGAGGCTCTGAAACGGGGTCGAACACCCTTGAAGCGGTGACGAAAATACCGTCGGCATTGCGGGCAGTGGTACTTGGGGCACGTCAGATGAAGCGTCATCACCTGATTCCCCTGGCGCGTATGCTTGAGGGTGCGTTGGTAGGTGGCCTTGATCCTGACCCCCTTGTGCTGACAATAGATGCACAGCGGTCGTTTGGTGGGTCTGGCATAGACCTCAATGCCTTTATCCCGGTCGACCCGCTCGACCTCCAGCTCGGATATGCCTAGAATGTTTCCTGCGAGGGACATCGGTATTCTCCATTAAATTGATCGTCGCAAAATCAGTTTAATGAATGCCGGTGTCCCCCGTTAATGATGAAGAGCCCGCCAGTCCACAGCGGATTCATTCAGATGCGGATCTGGCTGAGTTTTGAGTTCGCATTGCGGACACCCTCAAGGGACTGTGCAGCCTGCACCATCTATATCCGGTCCACCTGCACTGTTCCGAATACCTGCTTACAGCGACCGTTTGCTACCGACTGCTCAGGCCAGGGTCAACGACGGCATCAGAGGGATTGAATCGTGGATGGGTTTCCTCACCGAACCAGGCGAGAAGCGCACCGGAGGCAAACATTGACAGGGTGACGAACCAGAACGACGCTTCAATTTGACCGCTGAAGTGGGCAGCGAGGCCCAGACCCAGGGCGCCCACACCATAGCCCAGGTCGCGCCAGAACCGGTAGATACCGATAGCCGACCCGCGCCAGGCCGGGTGAGCAATGTCGGCCACGGCGGCAGACAAGTTGGGATAAAGCAGGGCCATACCGAAGCCGGAGACCGCGGCCGAGAGGCTCCACCAGGCCACGCCCTGCCCCAGCAGCATCATTGCCACACCCGCTCCGCAGACCCACATGCCCAACACATTGGGCCGGTGTCGACCAATCCGGTCGGAAAGCCATCCGGTAAACAGCTGCGAGCTGCCCCAGACAAGGCCGTAAATACCAATGATCCAGCCGACATTCGTCAGGCTGACGCCCTGACGATAAAGAAACAGCGGATAGAGTACCCACACCAGGGCGTCGACAAATTTCTCGACCAGCCCTGCCTGGCAGAGGGCGGCCAGGCGGCGGTCGCGCCACGACAGTAGTGTTAAAAGCTCCCAGGTGCCCGGTTGCGCGGACACATTGCGCGGATAGCGTGGTAGCCGCTGTGGCACCTCCCCCTGACGCTGCCCCGCCGCTTCGGCCCTGGCCCACGGCAAAGTATCCCGGACCCATAGCTGGGTCAGCAGAAGCGCCAGACAGATAACGCCAAGGCCAAATACCAGCAGCGCTGGGCGCGGGCCCAGCATGACTGCCAGATAGGCGGTGACGATGCCCGCCAGGGCAACGCCGAGGTAGCCGGCAAACTCATTCAGGCCGATGGTCAGCCCGCGCTCCTCTACCCGGGTGATGTCGAGCTTGGCGGTCTGGGTCATCGACCAGGTCAGGCCCTGGTTGACGCCAAGCAGCACCGTGGCCAACACGATCCAGTTCCAGTCGGGTGCGTACCAGATCATGGGAGGCACCGGCAGCGCAACTATCCAGCCCAGCAACAGGACGCGCTTGCGCCCCAGCCTTTCGGAAAGTCGGCCGGCAATGAAGTTCATTGTTCCCTTGACTACGCCGAATGCCACGACAAAGGCGCTGAGCAGGACAAAGGAGTTCTTGGGTACACCAAACTCCGACTCGGCCAGCGCCGGCACCACGGTGCGCATCATGCCGAGCGTCAGCCCGACCAACAGCACCTGCAGCAGCTGGTGGAAGAATTGCTCCAGGTTGGCGGAGATGCCGTGCCGAATTTCCATGCGTCAGTGGGCGACTCAGGCTGCGATGCCGGCGGCAATCACCGGCATGCCCGCGGCCTGCCACTCGCTCACTCCATCACGGATCTTGCGGACCCGGTAACCTATTGCTTGTAGCAGCGCGACGGCCTCGTCGGACAAGAGACGGAAAGGCCCGCGACAGTAGGCAACAATGTCCTTGTCGCGGAGCAGTTCGGAGAGGCGGTGCTCGATTTCCGCCAGTGGCAGCGAGCGCGGGAAAGGCAGGTGCGCGAATTCGCATTCCGCGGGCGGACGCACATCGATAAAGATCACCTCGCCCCGGCGCGCCTGCTCCAGCAATTCCTCCCGGCCTATCACCGATCGCTTGGCCGGGTCGACCGCCATCTGCTCCAACGCCTGCCGCAACTCCGCCAGGTGGGCCTCGGCTACCTGCCTCAGCGCCACTCCCAAAGCCGCCACATCATCGCCCGCGAGGCGATAGATAACGCCCTTCCCGTCCTGCCGAAGTACCTTAAACGGCATCGTGCAAACCTGCGCCTGAAGAGGATTCCGGCACGCCTGCCATGGCCAGACCCTTGAGGTACTGCAGCTTTTGTATCTCGATATTCAGGTAAAACAGCTTTTCTTGTGCAAACTCAAGGCTGAACTGCGGCTCCTGGCCCAACAGCTTGTCGAGGGCATCCCGCATTTCCGTTTCTTTGTCCAGATAGGCAAACGCCACCACACGGTGCGCCAATGCCCAGTACTGGCAGTTGGGAAAACACAGAGCCCGCTCGGTCAGGTCCAGCGCCCTGTCGTAGTCACCCATGAAAATAAACGCCAGGGCCCCGTAGGTCAGAAACGCCCAAGCCTGCGGGTCATTGGGGCTGAGCGCAATGGCGCGTTCGAAGCACTCGTTGGATTCTTCGTAACGGGCTTCGTAAGCCAGGGAATCACCCAGTCCGCAGTAGGCTGCGGCGAAGGTGGGATTGAGGGAAATGGCGGTCTGGTTGTCCTGGATGGCGCTGTTGTATTCTTTCCTCGCCAGCTGCACGCGGGCGCGCATGGTGTAGTAGGTGGCGTTTCGGCTGTCGAAGGACAGCGCCTTGCTACAGGCATCCAGTGCCTCCTGCAGCAACTCTTCGGTCGGCGGTGTGGTCCAGTAGACCATGCCCAGCACCACGGCGTAGGCCCACCAGGCATAGGCGTCGCCGAAGTGCTCGTCCAGCTCGCTGCTTTTTTTCAGCATGGCCTGGGCTTTCAGGTTGTCTTCGGCCGTGAACTTGAAGAAATGATAGACCCCCAGATGAAAATAGTCCCAGGCTTTCAGGTTGCTGGTCCCACCCTGAACTACGCGACGTCGTTCCGCGAAACCGATTTCAGGCTCCAGGCGGGCGACGACTTTGGTGGTGATTTCATCCTGCAGGCTGAACAGATCATCGAGCTCGCGATGAAACTTCTCGGACCACTTGTTGCCACCGCTGGCAATATCCACCAGCTGCACAGTGACGCGCACCCGTTCCCCCACCTTCTGCACACTGCCCTCGATGGCGTAATCCATGTTCAGGTCCCGACCCAGCTGACGCATGTCCACACTCACACCCTTGTAGCCGAAGCTGGTGTTGCGTGCGCAGACGTTGAGCCAGCGGTGTTTGCTGAGCAGCATGATAATGTCGGCGCTGATGCCGTCGGAAAAATATTCCTGTTGGGGGTCGCTGGACAGATTGACAAAAGGGATGACGATAACCGATGGCCTGCTGCGCGGCCTCTCCGAGCCCGGTTTGACTGCTGCAGGCGGCGCGACTGGGCCGGCTGCTTCGCCTGCGGTCGCAGCGGCAACAAACCGAAAGCCCTTGCCGTGCACGGTACGAATAATGGTCTGCTCCCGGCCGCTGTCTCCCAACACCCGGCGCAGGGTTTTGATCCGGCTGCTGAGCGCAGCCTCGGATACAACCTTGCCCGCCCATATAGTCTGGTAGAGCTCTTCCTTGCCCACCAGCCGATGGCGATTTTCCACAAGCAGCGTCAACAGCTCGATCACCTGCGGCTCAACATTCAGGCGCACCCCGTTTCGGCTGAGCTCGAAAGCGCCGGTATCCAACCGAAAGTCATGGAACTGGTATCGCATTGGCTGTTCATCGTCGCAGCGGGTCAATCCGAAGGAATTCAGGAAATCTCCAGAATTCAACCTGGAAGGCTTCAGGCTTTCTGACGCCTCCGGGGATATTGTAGCTCAGCCGTTGCACGTTGTCGGTGGTCACGCAGGACCGCGCCGCCCAACGGCTTAATTTCCCGGAATCCGTTCCCCGGAACAATTGAACAAGGAACAGAACCATGTCAACCCAAGAAAAGTATCTCGTCAACTGTCAGGACGGCCGCGGCCATGTGGAACGGGCAACCATAGCCTTTATCCTGGCCACCACCGCATCCAAGACCGCGGAAACCGCAGTATTTCTGACCTCCGATGCAGCACAGCTGTGCACTACAGACGGGGCGAGTGGACTCCAGGCCGCGGGTATGGAGCCCCTGTCCGATTTAATTGCCCAGTTTCTGGGCAATGGGGGGAAGCTGTGGTTATGCCCGATCTGCGCCAAGGTAAACAGCATTACCGAGGCGGACCTGGTGGAGGGGGCCGAGATAGCCGGCGCCCCCAAGACCATGGCGTTTCTCTCCAGTGGGGCGAAGCTCCTGGCATGAACACGATACTGCCGTTACGGCGGCGCCTGATGGAGGGCTGAAGGTGAACCCGCAGCAGCAAGAACTGGCCGCATGCGCAGAGCTCGGTGATCTGTTGGCCCAACTGGCGAAAGGACTGGATCACTACCTGCGTTTTGAGGATGAGGATGCAATGGTCAACGCCCATGTCTGGCGGAAAGCCCTGGGAATCGATTTGCCGGAGGAAGGAATCGGCATCCACCCCCTGATGAGGAGATCTGCCTACACCTTCTGCCCAACGGCTCGCCGATCCCCAAGCCGGGATTCAGTTCTTTTATCACCACCGGTGCGAGCTCAGCCGGGATTTTGGCTGCTCTCAGCGGCATGGTGGCGTCCCCACAACGGCTGGGTTTGACCGCGTTCCATTATCTGGAGGAGATGTCGCTGCGGTGGTTGGCGGATCTACTCCAGCTTCCCGCGGGGATGCAGGGGATTTACACCAGCGGTGGCTCAGTAGCCAATATCGTCGCCCTCGGAGCCGCTCGCCAGAGCGCCTTCGAGCGCCTGGGCGAGGATCCGGCTCGCCAGGGCGTCAGTCTGCCCTGTCGGATCTTTGCCAGCGCCGCGGCTCACCACACTGTTTATCGCGCGGCGGCGGTATTGGGTATGGGGCGGGACAGCGTGGTGCCCATTGCCCTTGATGGGGCGGGCCGCATGTGCCCCGAGGATCTGCGGCGCCGCCTGGCGGACTGCGATCCCTCGGCAGTGAAGGTCGCTATCGTGGCCAATGCTGGCTCTACCGATACCGGCGCGATCGACCCACTGCAGGCCATAGGATGCATCGCCCGGGAGCATAACCTGTGGTTACACGTGGATGGCGCCTACGGCCTGCCCGGTATCCTGGACCCGACCTGCGCGACGCTCTATACCGGCCTGCGCCTGGCCGACTCGACCTGTGTTGATCCGCACAAGTGGTTGGGTGCGCCGGTGGGCGTCGGCGCCGCGTTCGTGCGCGACCGCGCGCTATTGCAGCGTGCGTTTACACAGGAAGCAGCGGACTACCTGGAGGGCACTTGCAGCCAGACTACTGCCATGCACTCCCTGGACAGCCTCGGCCTGCCCTACGCCGATTGGGGCCTGGAACTTTCCGCCCCGAGCCGGGGCGTGGTGGTATGGGCCCTGATCCGGGAAATCGGCAAGCGCGGTCTGGCCCAGCGGGTGTGTCGGCACAATGCCATGGCCCGGCGTGTCGCCGACCGGGCCCGACAGGGCCCACGCCTGGAGCTGGTGCTGGAACCTACGCTATCCATTTGTTGTTTTCGCTATCGGGATTCACGCTGGAAGGATCTCAACCAATTGAACCGGCAAATCCACCGGCAGCTAATCCACTCCGGTGTGAATATGCCCAGTACGACCACGGTAAACGGCAAGTTGGTGTTACGCCCCTGCTTTATCGGCGCCCGCGCGCTCTGGGAACAGGCGGACTCGCTGGTGGACGAGGTACTCTGGATTGGAGACCGGATTGCCGGGAAATCGACGACAGTCACAAGAGGTGAGCTCATATGAGCGCAAGAATCTACGACTCCATTCTGGATACCATCGGCCATACGCCCGTGGTACGCATCAATAATCTGGGCCCAAGGGACGTCAATCTGTTTGTAAAGCTGGAATCGTTCAACCCCACAGGCTCGGTGAAGGACCGCATGGCGCTGGGCGTGATCGAGGATGCCGAACGGCGCGGTGAGCTCAAGCCAGGGCACACGATCGTAGAAGCCACCAGCGGCAACACCGGTATTGGCCTGGCCATGGTTTGTGCCCAGAAGGGTTATCCCTTGGTGATTACCATGGCGGAAAATTTCAGCATCGAGCGACGCAAGCTCATGCGCTTTCTGGGTGCCAAAGTGGTGTTGACGCCGGCGTCGGAAAAGGGCTCGGGGATGGTAGCCAAGGCCGATGAGCTGGCGCGCCGGCACGGCTGGTGGCAACCCAGGCAATTCGAAAATCCCGCCAATGCCGAGGTCCACGCGCATACTACCGCGGTGGAGATTCTGCACAGCTTTCGGGACATGCCTCTGGATTACTGGGTGAGCGGCTTTGGTACCGGCGGCACCTTCAGCGGCGTATCCCGTGTGCTGCGGGACAAGAGCCCGCACACCAGGATCCTGATTTGCGAGCCGGATAATTCCCAGATGCTGGCCAGCGGCATACCCCAGGCAAGGAGTGACGACGGCGCCACAGCCGCCAGCCACCCCCGGTTTCGGCCACACCTGATGCAGGGATGGTCACCGGACTTTATTCCCACGCTGGTAGAAGAGGCCATAGCCCGTGGCGGTGCGGACGGATTTATTCCGGTGGATGGAGCCGAGTCCCTGCAATGTGCCCGGGATCTGGCCAGAAAAGAGGGCATTTTCGTTGGCATCTCCTCCGGCGCGACCTTTCTAGGCGCCCTGACCGTGGCACGGGAGGCCAAACCCGGCACCAATATCCTCTGCATGCTGCCGGACACGGGTGAGCGTTACCTTTCGACACCCCTGTTCGACGGCGTTGAAGCGGATATGACCGCGGAAGAACTCGAGGTCTCCGAAAGCACCC
It contains:
- a CDS encoding MFS transporter encodes the protein MEIRHGISANLEQFFHQLLQVLLVGLTLGMMRTVVPALAESEFGVPKNSFVLLSAFVVAFGVVKGTMNFIAGRLSERLGRKRVLLLGWIVALPVPPMIWYAPDWNWIVLATVLLGVNQGLTWSMTQTAKLDITRVEERGLTIGLNEFAGYLGVALAGIVTAYLAVMLGPRPALLVFGLGVICLALLLTQLWVRDTLPWARAEAAGQRQGEVPQRLPRYPRNVSAQPGTWELLTLLSWRDRRLAALCQAGLVEKFVDALVWVLYPLFLYRQGVSLTNVGWIIGIYGLVWGSSQLFTGWLSDRIGRHRPNVLGMWVCGAGVAMMLLGQGVAWWSLSAAVSGFGMALLYPNLSAAVADIAHPAWRGSAIGIYRFWRDLGYGVGALGLGLAAHFSGQIEASFWFVTLSMFASGALLAWFGEETHPRFNPSDAVVDPGLSSR
- a CDS encoding rhodanese-like domain-containing protein, whose translation is MPFKVLRQDGKGVIYRLAGDDVAALGVALRQVAEAHLAELRQALEQMAVDPAKRSVIGREELLEQARRGEVIFIDVRPPAECEFAHLPFPRSLPLAEIEHRLSELLRDKDIVAYCRGPFRLLSDEAVALLQAIGYRVRKIRDGVSEWQAAGMPVIAAGIAA
- a CDS encoding winged helix-turn-helix domain-containing tetratricopeptide repeat protein — its product is MRYQFHDFRLDTGAFELSRNGVRLNVEPQVIELLTLLVENRHRLVGKEELYQTIWAGKVVSEAALSSRIKTLRRVLGDSGREQTIIRTVHGKGFRFVAAATAGEAAGPVAPPAAVKPGSERPRSRPSVIVIPFVNLSSDPQQEYFSDGISADIIMLLSKHRWLNVCARNTSFGYKGVSVDMRQLGRDLNMDYAIEGSVQKVGERVRVTVQLVDIASGGNKWSEKFHRELDDLFSLQDEITTKVVARLEPEIGFAERRRVVQGGTSNLKAWDYFHLGVYHFFKFTAEDNLKAQAMLKKSSELDEHFGDAYAWWAYAVVLGMVYWTTPPTEELLQEALDACSKALSFDSRNATYYTMRARVQLARKEYNSAIQDNQTAISLNPTFAAAYCGLGDSLAYEARYEESNECFERAIALSPNDPQAWAFLTYGALAFIFMGDYDRALDLTERALCFPNCQYWALAHRVVAFAYLDKETEMRDALDKLLGQEPQFSLEFAQEKLFYLNIEIQKLQYLKGLAMAGVPESSSGAGLHDAV
- a CDS encoding DsrE family protein codes for the protein MSTQEKYLVNCQDGRGHVERATIAFILATTASKTAETAVFLTSDAAQLCTTDGASGLQAAGMEPLSDLIAQFLGNGGKLWLCPICAKVNSITEADLVEGAEIAGAPKTMAFLSSGAKLLA
- a CDS encoding pyridoxal phosphate-dependent decarboxylase family protein, whose translation is MVASPQRLGLTAFHYLEEMSLRWLADLLQLPAGMQGIYTSGGSVANIVALGAARQSAFERLGEDPARQGVSLPCRIFASAAAHHTVYRAAAVLGMGRDSVVPIALDGAGRMCPEDLRRRLADCDPSAVKVAIVANAGSTDTGAIDPLQAIGCIAREHNLWLHVDGAYGLPGILDPTCATLYTGLRLADSTCVDPHKWLGAPVGVGAAFVRDRALLQRAFTQEAADYLEGTCSQTTAMHSLDSLGLPYADWGLELSAPSRGVVVWALIREIGKRGLAQRVCRHNAMARRVADRARQGPRLELVLEPTLSICCFRYRDSRWKDLNQLNRQIHRQLIHSGVNMPSTTTVNGKLVLRPCFIGARALWEQADSLVDEVLWIGDRIAGKSTTVTRGELI